The following are encoded in a window of Kitasatospora fiedleri genomic DNA:
- a CDS encoding Dps family protein codes for MARTVNRDANRPAYTVPGLTTEQGAELIVTLQERLNALNDLHLTLKHIHWNVVGPHFIAVHKMLDPQVDRVRLMADDVAERIATLGGVAHGTPGRLVADRSWDDYSVGRADAIAHLGALDLVYTGVITDLRNAVEQAGKIDPATEDLLIEQLRDLEQYQWFVRAHLESSSGTLATADAPTEARAAKKAVRKSGKSAG; via the coding sequence ACCGTCAACCGTGACGCCAACCGCCCCGCCTACACCGTCCCCGGCCTGACCACCGAACAGGGCGCGGAGCTGATCGTCACGCTGCAGGAGCGGCTGAACGCGCTGAACGACCTGCACCTGACCCTCAAGCACATCCACTGGAACGTGGTCGGCCCGCACTTCATCGCCGTCCACAAGATGCTCGACCCCCAGGTCGACCGGGTGCGCCTGATGGCGGACGACGTCGCCGAGCGGATCGCCACCCTGGGCGGCGTCGCGCACGGCACCCCCGGCCGACTCGTCGCCGACCGCAGCTGGGACGACTACAGCGTCGGCCGGGCCGACGCCATCGCCCACCTCGGGGCCCTCGACCTGGTCTACACCGGCGTCATCACCGACCTGCGCAACGCCGTCGAGCAGGCCGGCAAGATCGACCCCGCCACCGAGGACCTGCTCATCGAGCAGCTGCGCGACCTCGAGCAGTACCAGTGGTTCGTCCGCGCCCACCTGGAGAGTTCCAGCGGCACCCTCGCCACGGCGGACGCCCCCACCGAGGCGCGGGCCGCGAAGAAGGCCGTCCGCAAGAGCGGCAAGTCCGCGGGCTGA
- the bioD gene encoding dethiobiotin synthase, translating into MSTVLFVTGTGTEVGKTLTTAAVAALCPEPVAVLKPGQTGLGPDEPGDVHEVARLAGPLVHAVELARYPEPLAPETAARRAGLPPLAPEDVAKTVAELAAGHRTVLVEGAGGLLVRYDERGRTLADHALACRDLGLDVGFLLVAAAGLGTLNATALTVEALRHRGLPLRGVVIGCWPAAPDLATRCNLADLPTAAGAPLLGALPAGAAAHTPATFRPFATAALAPALGGTWDAAAFATAHRPA; encoded by the coding sequence ATGTCCACCGTCCTGTTCGTCACCGGCACCGGCACCGAGGTCGGCAAGACCCTGACCACCGCCGCCGTCGCCGCGCTGTGCCCGGAGCCGGTGGCGGTGCTCAAGCCCGGCCAGACCGGTCTTGGGCCCGACGAGCCGGGGGACGTGCACGAGGTCGCCCGGCTGGCCGGGCCGCTGGTGCACGCGGTCGAGCTGGCCCGCTACCCGGAGCCGCTCGCTCCCGAGACGGCGGCCCGCCGGGCCGGGCTGCCGCCCCTCGCGCCCGAGGACGTCGCCAAGACGGTCGCCGAGCTCGCCGCCGGGCACCGCACCGTCCTGGTCGAGGGCGCGGGCGGGCTGCTGGTGCGCTACGACGAGCGGGGCCGCACCCTCGCCGACCACGCGCTGGCCTGCCGCGACCTGGGCCTGGACGTCGGGTTCCTGCTCGTCGCAGCGGCCGGCCTGGGCACCCTGAACGCCACCGCGCTCACCGTCGAGGCGCTGCGCCACCGCGGCCTCCCGCTGCGCGGCGTCGTCATCGGCTGCTGGCCCGCCGCCCCCGACCTCGCCACCCGCTGCAACCTCGCCGACCTCCCCACCGCCGCCGGCGCCCCCCTCCTCGGCGCCCTCCCCGCCGGCGCCGCCGCCCACACCCCCGCCACCTTCCGCCCCTTCGCCACCGCCGCCCTCGCCCCCGCCCTGGGCGGCACCTGGGACGCGGCGGCGTTCGCGACCGCGCACCGCCCCGCCTGA
- a CDS encoding adenosylmethionine--8-amino-7-oxononanoate transaminase produces MDRQHTPDAARLLALDRAHVWHPYGPMPGTVQPLVVESAAGVRLRLAEPVGGHRELVDGMSSWWAAIHGYRHPELDAAVRGQLDSMSHVMFGGLTHRPAVELAVKLVELTPEPLQHVFLADSGSVAVEVALKMCLQYWRSLGRPEKHRVLTWRGGYHGDTFHPMSVCDPEGGMHHLWGGVLPRQLFAAEPPAGYDAPADPAYLAHLAELIGRHAGELAAVIVEPVVQGAGGMRFHSPAYLRALRELCDAHDVLLVFDEIATGFGRTGELFAADHAGVSPDVMCLGKALTGGYLTLAATLCTGRVAEGISRGEVPVLAHGPTFMGNPLAAAVANASIDLLLRQDWRGEVGRIESALRTALAPCAGRPGVADVRVLGAIGVVQLDAPVDMAAATEAAAGQGVWLRPFRDLIYTMPPFVTPDEDLAAIGRAIAAAATASTRAHRAHHSDRSDRSDR; encoded by the coding sequence ATGGACCGTCAGCACACCCCGGACGCCGCCCGGCTGCTCGCACTGGACCGGGCGCACGTCTGGCACCCGTACGGTCCGATGCCGGGAACGGTCCAGCCCCTCGTGGTGGAGTCGGCCGCGGGCGTGCGCCTGCGGCTGGCCGAACCGGTCGGCGGGCACCGGGAGTTGGTCGACGGCATGTCGTCCTGGTGGGCGGCGATCCACGGCTACCGGCACCCCGAGCTGGACGCGGCGGTGCGCGGGCAGCTCGACTCGATGAGCCACGTGATGTTCGGCGGCCTCACCCACCGTCCGGCCGTCGAACTGGCGGTGAAACTGGTCGAGTTGACGCCGGAGCCGTTGCAGCACGTCTTCCTCGCCGACTCCGGTTCGGTGGCGGTCGAGGTCGCGCTGAAGATGTGCCTGCAGTACTGGCGCTCGCTCGGCCGGCCGGAGAAGCACCGGGTGCTGACCTGGCGCGGCGGCTACCACGGCGACACCTTCCACCCGATGTCGGTGTGCGACCCCGAGGGCGGGATGCACCACCTGTGGGGCGGGGTGCTGCCCCGGCAGCTGTTCGCCGCCGAGCCGCCCGCCGGGTACGACGCCCCGGCCGACCCGGCGTACCTCGCGCACCTGGCCGAGCTGATCGGGCGGCACGCGGGCGAGCTGGCCGCCGTGATCGTCGAGCCGGTGGTCCAGGGCGCGGGCGGGATGCGCTTCCACTCGCCCGCGTACCTGCGCGCGCTGCGGGAGTTGTGCGACGCGCACGACGTGCTGCTGGTCTTCGACGAGATCGCCACCGGCTTCGGCCGCACCGGCGAACTGTTCGCCGCCGACCACGCGGGCGTCTCGCCGGACGTGATGTGCCTGGGCAAGGCGCTGACCGGCGGCTACCTGACGCTGGCCGCGACGCTGTGCACCGGCCGGGTCGCCGAGGGCATCTCGCGCGGCGAGGTCCCGGTGCTGGCGCACGGCCCGACCTTCATGGGCAACCCGCTGGCGGCGGCGGTCGCCAACGCCTCGATCGACCTGCTGCTGCGGCAGGACTGGCGCGGCGAGGTCGGGCGGATCGAGTCCGCGCTGCGCACCGCGCTCGCCCCGTGCGCCGGACGGCCCGGGGTCGCGGACGTCCGGGTGCTCGGCGCGATCGGCGTGGTGCAGTTGGACGCGCCCGTGGACATGGCCGCGGCGACCGAGGCGGCGGCCGGGCAGGGCGTGTGGCTGCGGCCGTTCCGCGACCTGATCTACACCATGCCGCCGTTCGTCACCCCGGACGAGGACCTGGCCGCGATCGGCCGGGCGATCGCCGCGGCGGCCACCGCCTCCACCCGCGCCCACCGCGCCCATCACTCCGACCGCTCCGACCGCTCCGACCGCTAG
- the bioB gene encoding biotin synthase BioB, whose amino-acid sequence MDLLDILTDKGLRRELPTREEALAVLATTDDQLLDVVAAAGRVRRQWFGRRVKLNYLVNLKSGLCPEDCSYCSQRLGSKAEILKYTWLKPDQAAQAAAAGVAGGAKRVCLVASGRGPTDRDIDRVADTIAAIKGADEGVEVCACLGLLSDNQAERLKAAGADAYNHNLNTSEATYGDITTTHTYADRVDTVAKAHGAGLSACSGLIAGMGESDADLVDVVFALRELDPDSVPVNFLIPFEGTPLAEEWNLTPQRCLRILAMVRFVCPDIEVRIAGGREVHLRSMQPLGLHIANSIFLGDYLTSEGQAGQADLDMIKDAGFEVEGAGQTTLPRHRVHAAATGCGGHQEEGACGTGGGCGPCGGHGESAPAVEAAGAVEAVGTAGAVAAPGAEDEARTDLVRVRRRGAGTELAPNA is encoded by the coding sequence ATGGACCTCCTCGACATCCTGACCGACAAGGGCCTTCGCCGGGAACTGCCCACCCGGGAGGAGGCGCTGGCCGTGCTGGCCACCACCGACGACCAGTTGCTGGACGTGGTCGCAGCCGCCGGCCGGGTGCGCCGGCAGTGGTTCGGCCGCCGGGTGAAGCTCAACTACCTGGTGAACCTGAAGAGCGGGCTGTGCCCGGAGGACTGCTCGTACTGTTCGCAGCGCCTCGGTTCGAAGGCGGAGATCCTCAAGTACACCTGGCTCAAGCCGGACCAGGCCGCGCAGGCCGCCGCCGCGGGCGTCGCGGGCGGGGCGAAGCGGGTGTGCCTGGTGGCGAGCGGGCGCGGCCCGACGGACCGGGACATCGACCGGGTCGCGGACACCATCGCGGCGATCAAGGGCGCGGACGAGGGCGTCGAGGTCTGCGCCTGCCTGGGCCTGCTCTCGGACAACCAGGCCGAGCGGTTGAAGGCGGCCGGCGCGGACGCGTACAACCACAACCTGAACACCTCCGAGGCCACCTACGGCGACATCACCACCACCCACACCTACGCGGACCGGGTGGACACCGTGGCCAAGGCGCACGGCGCGGGCCTGTCGGCCTGCTCGGGCCTGATCGCGGGCATGGGCGAGAGCGACGCGGACCTGGTCGACGTGGTGTTCGCGCTGCGCGAGCTGGACCCGGACTCGGTGCCGGTGAACTTCCTGATCCCGTTCGAGGGCACCCCGCTGGCCGAGGAGTGGAACCTCACCCCGCAGCGCTGCCTGCGCATCCTGGCGATGGTCCGGTTCGTCTGCCCGGACATCGAGGTGCGGATCGCCGGCGGGCGCGAGGTGCACCTGCGCTCGATGCAGCCGCTGGGCCTGCACATCGCCAACTCGATCTTCCTGGGCGACTACCTGACCAGCGAGGGCCAGGCCGGGCAGGCCGACCTCGACATGATCAAGGACGCGGGCTTCGAGGTGGAGGGCGCCGGGCAGACCACCCTCCCCCGCCACCGCGTCCACGCCGCCGCCACCGGCTGCGGCGGCCACCAGGAGGAGGGCGCCTGCGGGACGGGCGGCGGCTGCGGCCCGTGCGGCGGCCACGGCGAGAGCGCGCCGGCCGTCGAGGCCGCCGGAGCGGTCGAAGCCGTCGGCACCGCCGGAGCCGTCGCGGCCCCGGGCGCGGAGGACGAGGCGCGCACCGACCTGGTCCGGGTGCGCCGTCGCGGCGCGGGCACCGAGCTGGCCCCGAACGCCTGA